Proteins found in one Borreliella valaisiana VS116 genomic segment:
- a CDS encoding virulence associated lipoprotein, which translates to MKNSLGQLFSIRKIFSTAIKQLLLDYQKNRSFIKTDDSKLKTYFDVMLNRFNEKSKEANNLKTVILSISI; encoded by the coding sequence ATCAAAAATTCTCTTGGACAATTATTCTCTATAAGGAAAATTTTTTCAACAGCTATAAAACAGCTTTTATTAGATTATCAAAAAAATAGAAGTTTTATAAAAACAGATGATTCTAAATTAAAAACCTATTTTGATGTGATGTTAAATCGTTTTAATGAGAAAAGCAAAGAGGCTAATAATCTAAAAACAGTCATATTATCAATATCTATATAA